In one window of Myxococcales bacterium DNA:
- a CDS encoding enoyl-CoA hydratase/isomerase family protein, protein MEPERVLYERRGPIALLTLNRPDKLNAIDAKTVVALGECLDKAEADDQVRVVVLNGAGRAFSAGFDLDMGEGEGVEFLRTELRKDFNAIMRFWDFPKPTIAAVHKYCLGSGMEMAVACDITIAAEGCRFGAPEVKFGSGIVALILPWVIGLKQAKELLLTGDDRVTTERALALGLINKVVPEGSHLDEALAVARTIAANDRIAVVATKEAINRGADVMGMRQGLLQGLELGVYAEAAETPESKEFNEIVEKEGPKAALAWQEARIARETAAPE, encoded by the coding sequence ATGGAACCGGAAAGAGTACTTTATGAGCGCCGCGGCCCGATCGCGCTGCTGACGCTGAACCGCCCCGACAAGCTCAACGCCATCGATGCCAAGACAGTCGTCGCCCTCGGTGAGTGCCTCGATAAAGCAGAGGCCGACGATCAGGTGCGCGTGGTTGTCCTGAACGGCGCGGGTCGCGCGTTTTCGGCGGGCTTCGACCTCGACATGGGTGAAGGAGAAGGCGTCGAGTTCCTGCGCACCGAACTCCGTAAAGACTTCAACGCGATCATGCGCTTTTGGGATTTTCCGAAGCCCACGATTGCTGCGGTGCACAAGTACTGCCTCGGCAGTGGCATGGAGATGGCGGTCGCCTGCGATATCACGATCGCCGCCGAAGGCTGTCGTTTCGGCGCGCCCGAGGTGAAGTTTGGAAGCGGCATCGTCGCGCTGATCCTCCCCTGGGTGATCGGCCTGAAGCAGGCCAAGGAGCTTCTGCTGACCGGAGACGACCGCGTCACCACCGAGCGGGCGCTCGCGCTCGGGCTGATCAACAAGGTAGTGCCCGAGGGCAGTCACCTCGACGAAGCGCTTGCAGTTGCGCGCACGATCGCCGCGAATGATCGAATCGCCGTCGTGGCCACGAAGGAGGCGATCAACCGCGGCGCCGATGTCATGGGCATGCGCCAGGGGCTGCTCCAGGGTCTCGAACTCGGGGTGTACGCCGAAGCGGCTGAAACGCCGGAGTCAAAAGAGTTCAACGAGATCGTGGAGAAGGAAGGCCCGAAGGCCGCACTCGCATGGCAGGAGGCTCGCATCGCCCGCGAGACCGCCGCGCCGGAGTAG
- a CDS encoding amidase produces the protein MSTELTSLSATEAIAQFEARTLSPVELARAVIERSEKVEPTINAFTDTFFEQALEQAQEAEDRYARGEARPLEGVLLAVKDEAAIEGQRTTYGSLLQRDHIDETTSPFMQRLLDAGAIVHARSTAPEFACTTVTHSRLWGVTRNPWNPAYSPGGSSGGSAAALAAGTTTLATGSDIAGSIRIPAACCGVVGFKPPYGRVPQEPLFNLDTYCHVGPLARTVSDCARMENVIAGPHPGDIASLRPKLELPVEFEGVQGLRVAYSIDLGYFEVDAEVVRNTEAALDVFRGLGCQVEEVALPWTDATRVAAWAHLKHLFGTDVARDVEEGGELLTPYARAFAELASDTSAAAFLDSMTFAGEMYPPLSAILDRCDVLVCPTNALASVAADMDPTTADVQINGITVDPILGWVMTYPFNMLSRCPVLSVPSGRAETGVPTGIQIVGRSFDDISVFRAAAAYEKAVGGFAMPPLAQSSFTP, from the coding sequence GTGTCTACCGAACTTACCAGCCTGAGCGCTACTGAAGCCATTGCGCAATTCGAGGCCCGAACCCTTTCCCCGGTCGAGCTCGCTCGTGCGGTCATCGAGCGCAGCGAAAAGGTCGAGCCGACCATCAATGCTTTCACGGATACCTTTTTCGAACAGGCGCTCGAGCAGGCGCAGGAGGCCGAGGATCGCTACGCCCGGGGCGAGGCGCGTCCGCTCGAGGGCGTGCTACTCGCGGTAAAAGACGAGGCTGCAATCGAGGGACAGCGGACGACCTACGGCTCGCTGTTGCAGCGAGACCATATCGACGAGACGACTTCTCCGTTCATGCAGCGTCTGCTCGATGCGGGAGCAATCGTGCACGCGCGATCGACGGCTCCGGAGTTCGCGTGCACTACCGTCACGCATTCTCGTCTCTGGGGGGTGACGAGAAACCCCTGGAATCCCGCGTATTCACCCGGCGGGTCCTCGGGCGGTTCTGCCGCTGCCCTGGCCGCGGGCACCACGACCCTCGCGACCGGCTCGGACATCGCCGGCTCGATCCGAATTCCGGCGGCGTGTTGCGGAGTCGTCGGGTTCAAGCCTCCTTATGGCCGCGTGCCCCAGGAGCCGCTCTTCAACCTCGATACCTACTGTCACGTAGGTCCGCTCGCGCGCACCGTGTCGGATTGCGCGCGCATGGAGAACGTGATCGCGGGACCGCACCCAGGGGATATCGCGTCCCTGCGACCGAAGCTCGAACTCCCGGTCGAGTTCGAGGGCGTGCAGGGCTTGCGCGTCGCCTACTCGATCGACCTCGGGTACTTCGAGGTCGACGCCGAAGTCGTGCGCAACACCGAGGCGGCGCTCGACGTCTTCCGCGGCCTCGGTTGCCAGGTCGAAGAGGTCGCGTTGCCGTGGACCGACGCGACCCGCGTCGCCGCCTGGGCTCACCTGAAGCATCTGTTCGGAACCGACGTCGCGCGGGACGTCGAAGAGGGTGGCGAGCTGCTGACGCCCTACGCGCGAGCGTTTGCCGAACTGGCGTCGGACACGTCGGCTGCAGCCTTCCTCGACTCCATGACCTTCGCCGGTGAGATGTACCCACCGCTCTCGGCGATTCTCGATCGCTGCGACGTGCTCGTTTGCCCCACCAACGCCCTGGCGTCGGTTGCGGCCGACATGGACCCGACTACCGCGGATGTGCAAATCAACGGCATCACCGTCGACCCGATACTCGGATGGGTGATGACTTATCCGTTCAACATGCTATCCCGCTGCCCGGTATTGAGTGTGCCGAGCGGTCGAGCGGAAACTGGTGTACCGACTGGGATCCAAATCGTCGGTCGCTCGTTCGATGACATCAGCGTTTTTCGCGCGGCGGCAGCGTACGAGAAGGCCGTTGGGGGCTTCGCCATGCCTCCGCTGGCGCAGTCCTCGTTCACCCCGTAG
- a CDS encoding aspartate aminotransferase family protein, translating to MAIKLRTEIPGPRSREIVARREAATPPGAAKLTSIAVESASGSVVVDVDGNHFIDLAGGIGVLAVGHCPTGVVDALKAQASKLVHMCAIVSTYESHVQVAERLNELTPGDFAKKTLLTSTGAEAVEAAVGLARYHTGRQGIVCFEGGYHGRSSLTMAMTSKFALFKKGFGPYAPEVYRFPFPDIYRRPRAFSEDEWIDWHLEKLDDCFVSVVAPEHIAAVVVEPVQGEGGFRAAPNAWLRHLRERCDEHGIVFIADEVQCGMGRTGRLFAVEHADVVPDVIVTAKSLAAGMPLGAVTGRSEIMDSAHPGGLGGTYAGNPLACVAALEAMDIIARPEFLTRAREVGGRIRASLEKIQSEHTEIIGDVRGLGPMLAMEVVTDSESRKPSMEATAAINAETLARGVITIRAGLYSNCVRFLPALDISDAEIDEAMDVVAEAVRKVDA from the coding sequence ATGGCCATCAAACTAAGGACAGAAATTCCTGGACCTCGAAGTCGCGAGATCGTCGCTCGCCGCGAAGCCGCAACACCACCCGGCGCAGCCAAGCTCACGTCGATTGCAGTCGAGAGTGCCTCGGGCTCCGTGGTCGTCGACGTAGACGGGAACCACTTCATCGACCTCGCAGGCGGCATCGGCGTGCTCGCCGTGGGCCACTGCCCAACGGGGGTCGTCGACGCGTTGAAGGCCCAGGCCAGCAAACTCGTACACATGTGCGCGATCGTCTCGACCTACGAATCCCATGTGCAGGTGGCCGAGCGACTGAACGAGCTCACGCCGGGGGACTTCGCAAAAAAGACACTCCTCACGAGCACGGGCGCCGAAGCGGTCGAGGCCGCTGTTGGGCTCGCGCGGTACCACACCGGGAGGCAGGGGATCGTCTGCTTCGAAGGCGGCTATCACGGCCGCAGCAGCTTGACGATGGCGATGACCTCGAAGTTCGCGCTCTTCAAGAAGGGCTTCGGCCCCTATGCCCCCGAGGTCTACCGCTTCCCATTTCCCGACATCTACCGGCGCCCGCGGGCGTTTTCGGAAGACGAGTGGATCGACTGGCACCTCGAGAAGCTGGACGACTGCTTCGTCTCTGTCGTCGCCCCCGAGCACATCGCCGCCGTCGTGGTCGAACCCGTGCAGGGCGAGGGTGGTTTCCGGGCAGCGCCCAACGCGTGGCTGCGGCACCTGCGCGAGCGCTGCGATGAACACGGCATCGTCTTCATCGCCGACGAAGTGCAGTGCGGCATGGGACGCACGGGCCGGCTCTTCGCAGTCGAGCATGCCGATGTCGTACCCGACGTGATCGTGACGGCCAAGTCCCTCGCCGCGGGCATGCCCCTCGGTGCAGTCACGGGCCGCAGCGAGATCATGGACTCCGCCCATCCCGGTGGACTCGGCGGCACCTACGCGGGCAACCCACTCGCATGTGTCGCCGCCCTCGAAGCGATGGACATAATTGCGCGTCCCGAGTTCCTGACCCGGGCTCGAGAGGTCGGCGGGCGTATCCGCGCGAGTCTCGAAAAAATTCAGTCCGAGCACACCGAGATCATCGGCGATGTGCGCGGCCTCGGGCCGATGCTCGCAATGGAAGTGGTGACCGACTCCGAGAGCCGAAAGCCCTCGATGGAGGCGACGGCTGCGATCAACGCGGAGACCCTTGCCCGCGGCGTGATTACGATCCGCGCCGGTCTCTACTCGAACTGCGTGCGCTTCCTGCCGGCACTCGACATCAGCGACGCCGAGATTGACGAGGCGATGGACGTGGTGGCCGAAGCCGTTCGAAAAGTGGACGCATGA
- a CDS encoding GNAT family N-acetyltransferase, producing the protein MTELRYINITEEYAPQCAKLERLSFPETDPSDLIDEEGFRAYARIFSEGFFLCLDKETVVGQGAGIFLDFDFDQPQHTLAGITGKHQCANHNPAGDWYYGTDIVVNPGYRRLGIGKQLYELRKGVTRRFNKKGIIAGGHIGDYANHKHNMTAADYIDKVVKRELYDSTLTFQLDNGFRVVAVLDNYLDEPAIDNRSALILWENPDYSDGR; encoded by the coding sequence ATGACTGAGCTGCGATACATCAACATCACGGAGGAGTACGCGCCCCAGTGCGCGAAGCTCGAACGGCTGAGTTTCCCCGAGACGGATCCCTCGGATCTCATCGACGAAGAGGGATTCCGTGCCTACGCGAGAATCTTTTCCGAAGGCTTCTTTCTCTGCCTGGACAAAGAGACCGTCGTAGGGCAGGGTGCCGGAATTTTTTTAGACTTCGATTTCGACCAGCCTCAGCACACGCTTGCGGGGATCACGGGCAAACACCAGTGCGCGAACCACAACCCGGCGGGAGACTGGTACTACGGAACCGACATCGTGGTGAATCCCGGATACCGTCGACTCGGCATCGGCAAGCAGCTCTATGAACTGCGCAAGGGAGTCACCCGCCGCTTCAACAAGAAGGGGATCATCGCCGGAGGCCACATCGGCGACTACGCCAACCACAAGCACAACATGACCGCCGCCGACTACATCGACAAGGTCGTAAAGCGAGAGCTCTACGACTCGACATTGACCTTCCAGCTCGACAACGGCTTTAGGGTGGTAGCCGTGCTGGATAATTATTTGGACGAGCCCGCCATAGATAACCGGTCGGCTCTAATTCTCTGGGAAAACCCAGACTACAGCGACGGCCGCTAG
- a CDS encoding fatty acid desaturase — translation MAYALIAYGLGFVGLFGGSWVLNAGGVLLLAHGMTIAAYMVHECAHSTVFERKKDNAGLGRCLTWICGASYGMYEDIRYKHLRHHVDVDDVVWFDYDRFFREHPLALRVTQALEWCYIPAHDLLMHAIMVFTSFTIPERRDQRARNVRVIAVRGGLYLTLLFFFTKVAILYAVAYMVMMTILRFMDSLQHDYGYHLTLFSKTPGTHRGDFVFEQEHTFSNPHSLRFERLNWLTLNFGYHNAHHDNMTTPWWQLPALHRELMGDDPAVVIPLGSQLAIFHRYRVERVMGGSDEVADEAWGRAFLKAARAGRVTGGNAASFLTAF, via the coding sequence GTGGCTTATGCGCTGATTGCTTATGGGCTCGGGTTTGTTGGGTTGTTTGGTGGGTCGTGGGTTTTGAATGCTGGGGGGGTGTTGCTGCTGGCTCATGGGATGACGATCGCGGCCTACATGGTGCATGAGTGTGCACACAGTACGGTGTTTGAGCGGAAGAAAGACAACGCGGGGCTCGGTCGATGCTTGACCTGGATCTGCGGGGCTTCGTACGGGATGTACGAAGACATTCGCTACAAGCACCTCCGACACCATGTCGATGTCGATGACGTGGTCTGGTTCGATTACGATCGGTTTTTTCGGGAACACCCGCTCGCGCTGCGCGTTACCCAGGCGCTCGAGTGGTGTTACATCCCGGCGCACGACCTGCTGATGCACGCCATCATGGTCTTCACTTCATTCACGATCCCGGAGCGTCGCGACCAGCGCGCGCGCAATGTCCGGGTGATCGCCGTTCGCGGTGGCCTGTACCTCACCCTGCTCTTCTTCTTCACGAAAGTCGCGATCCTGTACGCGGTCGCGTACATGGTGATGATGACGATCCTGCGCTTCATGGACAGCCTCCAACACGACTACGGCTACCACCTCACGCTCTTCAGCAAAACGCCGGGAACCCACAGGGGCGATTTCGTCTTCGAGCAGGAGCACACGTTCAGCAACCCCCACTCGCTGCGCTTCGAGCGACTCAACTGGCTCACCCTGAACTTCGGCTACCACAACGCCCACCACGACAACATGACCACACCCTGGTGGCAGCTCCCGGCGCTGCACCGCGAGCTGATGGGCGACGATCCCGCGGTCGTAATCCCGTTGGGATCTCAGCTCGCCATATTCCACCGCTACCGGGTCGAGCGTGTCATGGGCGGCAGCGACGAAGTCGCGGACGAGGCCTGGGGCCGCGCTTTCTTGAAGGCAGCGCGCGCGGGTCGAGTTACCGGGGGCAACGCGGCGTCGTTCCTCACCGCATTCTAG